A stretch of the Arachis stenosperma cultivar V10309 chromosome 6, arast.V10309.gnm1.PFL2, whole genome shotgun sequence genome encodes the following:
- the LOC130935901 gene encoding isoamylase 2, chloroplastic, whose amino-acid sequence MANLVHSFTLIPCNPYKYRTKVSFFHKSFNQTKDQFVIRGLQNPIQPFSHNFTSKLGATSRLSVEHKLNAVASESEDLKRALSYLFRTEIGGGLVRVYVTKSNNDLRYSVLIEVSSLDLRVSGQGEKRLVLCWGVYRDDSSCFVELDSKNSGGDAGTGMNRSQFKQNSAEKFVVELDFDAKQVPLYLSFYFKSLLGDDETSGVEIRSHRRTNFCVPVGSLPGYPAPLGLSFSPDGSMNFALFSRHAEGVVLCLYDDTGVEQPALELDLDPYVNRSGDVWHVAFESASTFVSYGYRCRGDLVGRDKDGDDAMRVLLDPYAKIIGNFFPDGHGLVRNLGRLGKEPAFDWGDDYRPNLSMEKLVVYRLNVKCFTQHVSSQLPSNLAGTFSGLANKVKYLKDLGVNAILLEPVLTFDENKGPYFPCHFFSLMHIYGPSGGPVSTINSMKEMVKTMHANGIEVLMEVVFAHTAGAGALQGIDDLSYYFLNGVDDPDTQGALKCNYPVVQSLILDSLRHWVTEFHIDGFSFINASNLLRGSHGEYLSRPPLVEAIAFDPVLWKTKIIADSWDPHGMVAKGTHFPHWMRWAEINTKFCHDVRNFLRGKSLISDLATRLCGSGDMFSDGRGPAFAFNYVARNFGLSLLDLVSFSSGELGAELSWNCGEEGPTNNYVVLERRLKQIRNFLFILFVSLGVPVLNMGDECGQSFDGSPAYSDFKPFNWSALQTGFSKQTTQFVSFLSSLRKRRSDLFQSSSFLKEENIEWYGSNQDPPQWEDPTCKFLAMLLKAEKTELPENPLPTDISGDLFLAFNAADNSETLVLPVPPEGMSWYRLVDTSLPFPGFFLTNGELVPEQTAGLFTYLVRSHSCTLFETSNKRS is encoded by the coding sequence ATGGCGAATCTGGTGCATTCATTCACACTGATTCCTTGCAACCCATATAAATACCGAACCAAAGTTTCATTCTTTCACAAATCCTTTAACCAGACAAAGGACCAATTCGTTATTCGAGGGTTGCAAAACCCCATTCAACCCTTTTCACATAATTTCACCTCAAAATTGGGCGCCACGTCAAGGTTATCCGTTGAGCATAAACTGAATGCCGTAGCTTCCGAATCTGAGGATCTGAAGAGGGCGTTGAGCTATTTGTTCAGGACAGAGATTGGTGGCGGTTTGGTTAGAGTTTATGTCACAAAGAGTAATAACGACCTTAGGTATTCTGTTTTGATTGAGGTTTCTTCGTTGGATTTAAGGGTTAGTGGCCAaggtgaaaagaggcttgtgtTGTGTTGGGGTGTGTATAGAGACGATTCGTCGTGTTTTGTGGAGTTGGATTCGAAGAATTCGGGTGGGGATGCTGGGACGGGGATGAATCGAAGCCAGTTTAAGCAGAATTCTGCTGAGAAGTTTGTGGTTGAGTTGGATTTTGATGCTAAGCAAGTTCCATTGTACTTGTCATTTTATTTTAAGTCTCTGTTAGGTGATGATGAGACGAGTGGAGTGGAGATCAGAAGCCATAGGAGAACAAATTTTTGTGTTCCTGTCGGTTCTCTTCCGGGATACCCAGCTCCTCTAGGTCTGTCTTTTAGTCCTGATGGTTCTATGAACTTTGCCCTTTTCTCAAGGCATGCAGAGGGTGTTGTTTTGTGTTTGTATGATGACACTGGTGTGGAGCAACCTGCCTTGGAGCTTGATCTGGATCCTTATGTCAATCGATCAGGTGATGTTTGGCATGTCGCATTTGAGAGTGCCTCGACTTTTGTGAGCTATGGTTATCGCTGCAGGGGGGATCTTGTGGGGAGAGACAAGGATGGTGATGATGCCATGCGTGTTCTTTTGGACCCTTATGCTAAGATCATTGGGAATTTTTTTCCTGATGGTCATGGATTAGTGAGGAATCTTGGACGGTTGGGGAAGGAGCCTGCTTTCGACTGGGGCGATGATTACCGTCCGAATTTGTCCATGGAAAAGCTAGTGGTCTATAGGTTGAATGTCAAATGCTTTACGCAGCACGTGTCCAGTCAACTTCCTAGTAATTTAGCCGGGACCTTTTCTGGTTTGGCTAACAAGGTGAAGTATCTCAAAGATCTGGGTGTGAATGCCATTTTGCTGGAGCCAGTTCTCACATTTGATGAGAATAAAGGACCATATTTTCCTTGTCACTTTTTCTCTTTAATGCACATATATGGGCCATCTGGTGGTCCTGTGTCCACTATCAATTCTATGAAGGAGATGGTTAAAACTATGCATGCCAATGGTATAGAAGTTCTTATGGAAGTTGTGTTTGCCCATACGGCTGGGGCTGGTGCTCTGCAAGGAATTGATGACTTATCGTACTATTTTCTAAATGGAGTCGATGATCCGGATACACAGGGTGCTTTGAAATGTAACTATCCTGTAGTGCAAAGTTTGATTCTGGATAGCCTTCGTCATTGGGTGACTGAGTTTCACATTGATGGCTTCTCTTTCATAAATGCTTCTAATCTGTTGAGGGGTTCTCATGGAGAATACTTGTCTCGACCTCCATTGGTTGAAGCAATCGCTTTTGATCCAGTACTCTGGAAGACTAAAATCATTGCAGATTCCTGGGATCCCCATGGTATGGTAGCAAAGGGAACCCACTTTCCCCATTGGATGAGATGGGCtgaaataaatacaaaattttgtCATGATGTGAGAAACTTCTTGAGGGGTAAAAGTCTTATCAGTGACCTCGCAACAAGACTTTGTGGGAGTGGAGACATGTTTTCTGATGGACGAGGCCCGGCATTTGCTTTCAATTACGTTGCCAGGAATTTTGGACTTTCTCTTTTGGACTTGGTCAGCTTTAGTAGTGGTGAACTAGGTGCAGAGTTGAGTTGGAATTGTGGAGAAGAAGGACCTACTAACAACTACGTTGTGCTTGAAAGACGACTCAAACAAATCCGTAATTTCCTCTTCATCTTGTTTGTGTCCTTAGGAGTACCTGTTCTGAACATGGGAGATGAGTGTGGTCAGTCTTTTGATGGTTCTCCTGCATACAGTGACTTTAAACCTTTCAATTGGAGTGCCTTGCAAACAGGTTTTAGCAAACAAACAACACAATTTGTTTCCTTTTTAAGTTCACTGAGAAAGAGGCGGAGTGATCTTTTTCAAAGTAGCAGCTTTTTAAAGGAAGAAAACATAGAATGGTACGGAAGCAACCAGGATCCACCACAATGGGAAGACCCAACCTGCAAGTTCCTTGCCATGCTTTTGAAGGCAGAAAAAACAGAGCTCCCAGAAAACCCTTTACCTACTGACATATCAGGGGACTTATTTCTTGCTTTCAATGCAGCTGATAATTCAGAAACCTTAGTTCTGCCCGTGCCCCCGGAAGGGATGTCGTGGTACCGTTTAGTCGATACGTCTCTTCCGTTTCCTGGTTTTTTCTTGACCAATGGTGAACTTGTCCCTGAGCAGACAGCAGGATTGTTTACTTACCTAGTGAGGTCTCACAGCTGCACTTTATTTGAGACAAGCAATAAGAGAAGCTAA